One genomic segment of Paenibacillus xylanexedens includes these proteins:
- a CDS encoding ACT domain-containing protein: MNERYYLVREDILPEAVVKTMQVKELLASGDVKTVHEAVEQVGLSRSAFYKYKDGIHLINQLERERIVTISIDLEHQSGILSRVLGHVAGYGANVLTINQSIPLQGRANVVISVETTHLHGEIGEMLDRMQDMPGVRRTRIVGQG; this comes from the coding sequence GTGAACGAACGCTATTACTTAGTACGGGAAGATATTTTACCAGAGGCAGTGGTGAAGACCATGCAGGTAAAAGAACTACTGGCTTCTGGTGATGTTAAAACAGTGCATGAGGCGGTTGAACAGGTCGGATTAAGCCGGAGTGCCTTTTACAAGTACAAAGATGGAATTCATCTGATCAACCAGCTTGAGCGCGAGAGAATTGTAACGATCTCCATTGATCTGGAGCATCAGTCGGGTATCTTGTCTCGTGTGCTTGGACATGTAGCTGGTTATGGAGCTAATGTACTCACGATTAATCAGAGTATACCGCTTCAGGGAAGAGCCAATGTTGTCATTTCGGTGGAAACAACACATCTTCATGGCGAAATCGGTGAAATGCTGGATCGAATGCAAGATATGCCTGGAGTAAGACGCACGCGTATTGTAGGCCAAGGGTAA
- the obgE gene encoding GTPase ObgE, which produces MFVDKAKIYVKAGDGGDGIISFRREKYVPNGGPAGGDGGRGADIIFRVDEGLRTLMDFRYQRHFKAPRGEKGRNKSQHGANAENMIVRIPPGTIILDEDSGEVLADMTRHGQQVVIARGGRGGRGNIRFATPNNPAPELAENGEEGQERYIVLELKVMADVGLVGFPSVGKSTLLSVVSSAKPKIGAYHFTTITPNLGVVGVGEGRSFVMADLPGLIEGAHEGVGLGHEFLRHVERTRIIVHVVDMSGSEGRDPFEDWQKINDELKLYNPLLAERTQVVAANKMDMPDSEANLEQFLQQVREVQPDIEVMPISSLTRKGIQELLYRAADLLDQAPDERVVEEVADVSERKVYSLDKKEDDGFKIVRENEMFVVESAKIDRMMKRMQLNSHEAILKLARTLRYMGVDAELRKRGAVEGTIVRIGDFEFEFVEGSSYY; this is translated from the coding sequence ATGTTTGTAGATAAAGCGAAGATTTATGTAAAAGCCGGAGACGGAGGGGACGGAATTATTTCGTTCCGTCGTGAGAAGTATGTACCAAACGGCGGACCTGCCGGGGGCGATGGAGGCAGAGGAGCTGACATCATTTTCCGCGTGGATGAAGGTTTGCGTACGTTGATGGATTTTCGTTACCAGCGTCACTTTAAGGCCCCACGTGGTGAGAAGGGACGTAATAAAAGTCAGCATGGTGCAAACGCGGAGAACATGATTGTGCGCATTCCACCAGGAACTATCATCTTGGATGAAGACAGTGGAGAAGTACTGGCGGATATGACACGTCACGGTCAACAGGTTGTTATTGCACGTGGTGGACGGGGCGGACGGGGTAACATCCGATTTGCTACACCGAACAATCCTGCACCTGAACTTGCTGAGAACGGTGAAGAAGGACAAGAGCGTTACATTGTACTCGAACTGAAAGTTATGGCAGATGTTGGTCTGGTTGGTTTCCCGAGTGTCGGGAAATCCACATTGCTTTCTGTCGTTTCGTCAGCCAAGCCAAAGATCGGGGCATACCATTTCACAACCATTACACCGAATCTGGGTGTAGTCGGTGTAGGAGAAGGCCGAAGCTTTGTCATGGCTGATCTGCCTGGACTGATTGAAGGTGCGCATGAAGGTGTCGGACTGGGACATGAGTTCCTGCGTCATGTCGAGCGTACTCGTATTATTGTTCATGTCGTAGATATGTCGGGTTCGGAAGGACGCGATCCTTTTGAAGACTGGCAGAAAATCAATGACGAATTGAAGTTGTACAATCCGCTTCTCGCCGAGAGAACGCAAGTTGTAGCAGCTAACAAGATGGATATGCCAGACTCTGAAGCGAATCTGGAGCAATTTTTACAGCAAGTTCGTGAAGTGCAACCTGATATTGAAGTGATGCCAATTTCATCCTTGACTCGTAAAGGGATTCAAGAACTTCTGTATCGCGCAGCTGATCTGCTGGATCAGGCTCCAGACGAGCGAGTGGTTGAAGAGGTAGCAGATGTATCTGAACGTAAAGTATATAGTCTGGACAAAAAAGAAGACGATGGTTTCAAAATTGTGCGTGAGAATGAAATGTTCGTTGTCGAAAGTGCCAAGATTGACCGCATGATGAAACGGATGCAACTGAACTCGCACGAGGCTATACTGAAACTCGCACGTACACTGCGTTATATGGGTGTGGATGCTGAGTTGCGTAAGCGCGGAGCTGTAGAAGGCACCATCGTTCGTATTGGAGACTTTGAATTCGAATTCGTGGAAGGTAGCAGTTACTACTAA
- a CDS encoding Spo0B domain-containing protein: protein MLYLVTVGVDQPSFVERGEAMKSWKRVPWIAACSLLIPLVFVMLYPAMISSVVCALWSVAVLLISVNAMKKQAEAERRAIIQSMEKTAIASLNHHRHDWMNDLQVLYGYLRLGKLDKSLQCVERIKERVTEESRISRLGIPSLVFYLQSFRASGIALDLHVEIEDELQLSALVSPEDGESLTGAIADAIRAYQYGGGRSSWGEVRKLTLNFGQDHGDVVVRLDGDQTPDPETLRQLTAVLKGKKVRTEQFPSEDTFIQFRMPCGI from the coding sequence ATGTTATACTTGGTTACGGTGGGTGTAGACCAACCGAGTTTTGTAGAACGGGGAGAAGCCATGAAATCTTGGAAAAGAGTGCCGTGGATTGCGGCATGTTCACTTCTGATTCCTTTGGTTTTCGTTATGTTGTATCCGGCGATGATCTCAAGCGTCGTGTGCGCATTGTGGTCCGTCGCAGTATTGCTCATTTCTGTGAATGCGATGAAGAAACAGGCGGAGGCGGAACGCAGAGCCATCATACAATCCATGGAAAAAACAGCAATTGCTTCATTAAATCATCATCGACACGACTGGATGAACGACCTTCAGGTGTTATATGGATATCTTCGGCTGGGCAAACTTGATAAATCCTTGCAATGTGTGGAAAGAATAAAAGAGCGGGTTACAGAAGAAAGCCGAATCTCCAGATTAGGTATTCCTTCCCTCGTATTTTATCTTCAGTCTTTTCGCGCCAGTGGAATTGCGCTGGACTTGCATGTGGAAATAGAAGATGAGTTGCAGCTTAGTGCTCTGGTCTCTCCCGAGGATGGCGAGTCACTTACCGGGGCGATTGCTGATGCAATCAGGGCCTATCAATATGGCGGCGGCCGGTCTTCTTGGGGAGAGGTTCGCAAACTGACCTTAAACTTCGGACAGGATCATGGAGATGTGGTTGTCCGACTGGACGGGGATCAAACACCCGATCCGGAAACACTGCGGCAGCTTACTGCCGTACTCAAAGGAAAAAAAGTCAGAACGGAGCAGTTTCCGTCTGAGGATACGTTTATACAATTCAGAATGCCGTGTGGAATATAG
- the rpmA gene encoding 50S ribosomal protein L27 — translation MLKLNLQLFASKKGVGSTKNGRDSNAQRLGVKRADGQTVTGGSILVRQRGTKIHPGTNVGIGKDDTLFAKIDGVVKFERWGRDRKKVSIYPVNVAPVAAAVEA, via the coding sequence ATGTTGAAATTAAATCTTCAGTTATTCGCATCGAAAAAAGGTGTAGGTTCCACGAAGAACGGACGTGACAGTAATGCTCAACGTCTGGGTGTTAAACGTGCTGATGGTCAAACTGTAACTGGTGGTAGTATTCTCGTTCGCCAACGCGGAACGAAAATTCACCCAGGAACTAACGTTGGCATCGGTAAAGATGACACTTTGTTCGCGAAAATCGACGGCGTTGTAAAATTCGAACGTTGGGGACGCGATCGCAAAAAAGTAAGCATCTACCCTGTTAATGTTGCTCCTGTAGCAGCTGCAGTAGAAGCGTAA
- a CDS encoding ribosomal-processing cysteine protease Prp encodes MIIVQIFRDEDGNIERFSIEGHANFAKRGEDIVCAGVSAVTVGTVNSIETLTGVEMDAKMKNGFLSGSLPLLERGETWSQVQLLLESMVVMLSNIAESYGKYIKIQQFK; translated from the coding sequence GTGATTATCGTTCAAATCTTTCGTGATGAGGACGGGAACATCGAACGTTTTTCCATTGAAGGGCATGCTAATTTTGCCAAGCGGGGAGAAGACATCGTATGTGCCGGGGTATCCGCTGTTACAGTGGGTACGGTGAACTCGATTGAAACATTGACCGGTGTCGAAATGGATGCCAAGATGAAGAATGGCTTTTTAAGTGGTTCTTTACCTTTGTTAGAGAGAGGGGAAACTTGGTCCCAGGTACAATTGTTACTCGAATCCATGGTGGTTATGCTCTCTAATATTGCAGAGTCATACGGGAAGTATATTAAAATACAGCAATTCAAATAA
- the rplU gene encoding 50S ribosomal protein L21, with protein sequence MYAIIETGGKQYKVQEGDVLFIEKLTANDGESVTFDRVLAVSNDQGLTAGTPLISGATVTAKVEKHGKGQKVIVYKYKPKKNYHVKQGHRQPYTKVTIETIKA encoded by the coding sequence ATGTACGCAATTATTGAAACAGGCGGCAAACAGTACAAAGTCCAAGAGGGCGATGTTCTGTTCATCGAGAAATTGACTGCGAACGATGGCGAAAGCGTAACGTTCGACCGTGTCCTGGCTGTATCTAACGATCAAGGTTTGACAGCAGGTACACCATTGATTTCTGGAGCTACTGTAACGGCTAAAGTGGAGAAACATGGCAAAGGACAAAAGGTTATCGTATACAAATACAAACCTAAAAAGAACTACCATGTGAAGCAAGGTCACCGTCAACCGTACACTAAAGTAACTATCGAAACAATCAAAGCGTAA
- a CDS encoding Rne/Rng family ribonuclease has protein sequence MKQMIVHNEHNLMQMALLEEGKAVEFTAERTRDRGLLGSFFKGRVVNVLPGMQAAFVDIGQKKNAFLYVDDVLHPHLEKQPKVKPSISELLRPGQEVIVQVLKEPVGGKGARVTTHYSLPGRWLVYMPVADYVAVSKKIAREGDRSRLKALGEQLRRDEEGLIIRTVSGEEQHEAIKSDLETLRAQWYLIREKADSLPSPSLLHRDHSMVQRIIRDVYTPGSDEVITDSEGQAREVKALLEEISPGHQPKVQVYRGTESIFAAYGVQEQLNKDFARKVWLPGGGYIVIDHTEALTVVDVNTGKYTGAGGDSLEETVTETNIQAAVEIARLMRLRDIGGMIIVDFIDMEEASNRHDVAATLEGELKKDRTKAFVMGWTKLGLLELTRKKVREESTLPYVEPCSSCHGTGKRYISPCIDF, from the coding sequence ATGAAACAAATGATAGTACATAATGAACATAACCTCATGCAAATGGCGCTTCTGGAAGAAGGCAAAGCTGTGGAATTTACGGCAGAGCGTACACGCGATCGTGGACTGCTGGGTTCCTTTTTCAAGGGACGGGTCGTGAATGTGTTACCAGGTATGCAAGCTGCTTTTGTGGATATTGGTCAGAAAAAGAATGCGTTCCTCTATGTGGACGATGTGTTGCATCCCCATCTGGAGAAGCAGCCCAAGGTGAAGCCTTCCATCTCGGAGTTGCTTCGTCCGGGTCAGGAAGTCATTGTTCAGGTTCTGAAAGAACCGGTAGGAGGCAAGGGAGCCCGGGTGACGACTCATTATTCACTCCCGGGCCGTTGGCTTGTCTACATGCCTGTTGCTGACTATGTAGCGGTATCCAAGAAAATTGCCCGTGAAGGGGATCGTTCCCGTCTTAAGGCACTTGGGGAGCAACTGAGGCGGGATGAAGAAGGACTTATTATTCGAACCGTATCTGGAGAAGAGCAGCATGAAGCCATTAAGTCGGACTTGGAAACATTACGTGCGCAGTGGTATCTGATTCGTGAAAAAGCGGACAGTTTGCCTTCACCAAGCCTCTTGCATCGGGATCATAGCATGGTACAGCGAATCATCAGAGATGTGTATACGCCAGGGAGTGACGAAGTCATCACTGATAGTGAAGGACAAGCCCGTGAGGTAAAAGCATTGCTCGAAGAAATTAGTCCTGGTCATCAACCCAAAGTACAGGTGTACCGGGGAACAGAATCCATCTTTGCTGCCTATGGTGTGCAGGAACAGTTGAATAAGGATTTTGCCCGGAAAGTGTGGTTGCCCGGAGGCGGATACATTGTCATTGATCATACCGAAGCTCTGACTGTAGTGGATGTGAACACAGGCAAATATACGGGAGCTGGCGGTGACAGTCTGGAAGAGACCGTGACAGAGACCAACATACAGGCAGCAGTGGAGATTGCCCGTCTGATGCGCCTGCGAGATATCGGTGGCATGATTATTGTCGACTTCATTGATATGGAGGAAGCCTCGAATCGGCATGACGTCGCAGCAACGTTGGAGGGCGAGCTCAAGAAGGATCGGACCAAAGCGTTTGTAATGGGGTGGACCAAGCTGGGTTTGCTCGAACTTACCCGTAAGAAAGTGCGGGAAGAAAGTACGTTACCCTATGTGGAGCCGTGTTCTTCCTGCCATGGTACGGGAAAAAGATATATTTCACCTTGCATTGATTTTTGA
- a CDS encoding M50 family metallopeptidase has protein sequence MIRVWGVRITFHPFFVIIMMASLLTGHFIELITLFAIVFIHECGHAAAAALLGYRVLSIQMLPFGGVAVIEDGGTITAYREIIIALAGPLQNILMVGVVMLLQYGNLGDPVFLNYIIQGNLLIALFNLLPVLPLDGGKIVQALVSLWAPYYTTLMWTYRISILCSVGVILYAISRWFTGDYGLPLNILLIGLFLFYSNVTDYRNVPYRFIRFLMNREGAFARHAATGSLAQPIISFPAKPLDTILRLLKRERYHMVYVMNRQGRIMAVLPEQRIIGSYFQQNGDQL, from the coding sequence TTGATTAGGGTGTGGGGAGTCCGTATTACGTTTCATCCGTTTTTTGTAATTATTATGATGGCCTCCCTTCTGACTGGACATTTTATTGAACTTATTACGTTGTTTGCCATCGTATTCATTCATGAATGTGGACATGCTGCGGCGGCGGCACTTCTGGGCTATCGTGTCTTGTCGATCCAGATGCTTCCTTTTGGAGGAGTAGCGGTTATCGAAGATGGAGGTACGATCACGGCCTACCGGGAAATCATAATTGCTCTGGCTGGTCCATTACAAAACATCCTGATGGTTGGCGTGGTTATGCTGTTGCAGTATGGCAATCTGGGCGATCCGGTATTTCTCAACTATATCATTCAGGGGAATCTGCTCATTGCCCTATTTAATCTGCTGCCTGTACTTCCTCTGGACGGAGGTAAAATTGTTCAGGCACTTGTCAGTCTGTGGGCACCCTACTATACAACATTAATGTGGACTTACAGAATTAGCATTCTGTGTAGCGTAGGGGTTATTTTATATGCTATCAGCCGATGGTTTACTGGAGACTACGGCCTACCGCTCAACATTCTGTTAATCGGCCTTTTTTTGTTCTATTCCAACGTAACGGATTACCGAAATGTACCCTATCGCTTTATTCGTTTTCTTATGAATCGAGAGGGTGCGTTCGCTCGTCACGCGGCTACTGGCAGTTTGGCGCAGCCAATAATCTCATTTCCGGCGAAACCTTTGGACACTATTTTGCGTCTATTAAAGAGAGAAAGATACCATATGGTATACGTGATGAACAGACAGGGTCGAATTATGGCCGTCTTGCCTGAGCAACGGATTATCGGTTCCTATTTTCAACAAAATGGTGATCAATTGTAG
- a CDS encoding M23 family metallopeptidase, with protein MNTKLRIKQRREERIRRLMDGATVEVLQEQKLGSLLDKNEIIHPKPFTPSEGIQERDPEWLWKKENGHFVPGGHSRFNLFKSLFKRTVISALIFGGVWGLFQLDTSWTTSPKTVIADALHRDMDFASAAAWYERHFGGTPSFLPVLGHTTDAVNGLKVRQLLGKPISGTVVQPFALSMKGIEIVPDAAGAELIQVASSDAGRVMEVIGDAASGFTVVIQHTGNVTAIYGRLNESEVSVNDWVEAGNPVGSLKATGGEQPATLYFAVKEGEEYVDPAEVVALD; from the coding sequence ATGAACACGAAACTCAGAATCAAGCAGAGACGAGAAGAACGCATTCGGCGACTGATGGATGGTGCCACTGTGGAGGTCTTACAGGAGCAGAAATTAGGTTCACTGTTGGACAAGAATGAGATCATACACCCAAAACCATTTACGCCTAGTGAGGGGATACAGGAAAGAGATCCGGAATGGTTGTGGAAAAAAGAGAATGGTCATTTCGTTCCAGGGGGGCATTCGAGATTTAACCTGTTCAAGTCACTTTTCAAACGGACGGTTATTAGCGCTTTGATATTTGGCGGAGTATGGGGTCTATTTCAGTTGGATACATCGTGGACGACATCACCCAAAACAGTAATTGCGGATGCACTCCATCGGGATATGGATTTTGCCTCAGCAGCGGCTTGGTATGAACGGCATTTTGGAGGAACGCCTTCGTTTCTTCCGGTCCTCGGACATACGACGGATGCCGTGAACGGATTGAAAGTAAGGCAGTTACTGGGCAAACCGATCTCAGGCACAGTGGTTCAGCCATTCGCGCTGAGCATGAAGGGAATTGAGATCGTTCCGGATGCCGCAGGTGCAGAACTTATACAGGTCGCAAGTTCTGATGCTGGGCGTGTCATGGAGGTTATCGGAGATGCAGCAAGTGGATTCACAGTTGTCATCCAACATACAGGCAATGTCACGGCAATATATGGTCGGCTGAACGAAAGTGAAGTGAGCGTGAATGATTGGGTGGAGGCGGGGAATCCAGTGGGGAGTCTAAAGGCTACGGGTGGTGAACAACCGGCCACGCTCTATTTTGCAGTCAAAGAGGGGGAGGAGTACGTAGACCCGGCGGAAGTTGTTGCCCTTGATTAG
- the minD gene encoding septum site-determining protein MinD: MGEAIVITSGKGGVGKTTTSANIGTALALLGKKVCLVDTDIGLRNLDVVMGLENRIIYDLCDVADGRCRLNQALVKDKRFEELYMLPAAQTRDKNSVSPEQVKDIILELKKDFEYVIIDCPAGIEQGFKNAVAGADQAIVVTTPENAAVRDADRVIGLLESSHIQSPKLVVNRIRNNMVKSGDMLDIDGILQVLNIDLIGIVPDDELVIKAANSGEPTVMNPDSLAAIAYRNIARRILGDTVPLMQLEQKKGAFTRFKKFLGMG, translated from the coding sequence ATGGGAGAGGCGATCGTGATCACTTCGGGTAAAGGCGGCGTGGGTAAAACAACCACCTCGGCAAACATCGGGACAGCGCTGGCGCTGCTCGGCAAAAAGGTTTGTCTGGTAGATACCGATATCGGCCTTCGTAATTTGGATGTCGTGATGGGACTCGAAAACCGTATTATTTACGATCTGTGCGACGTTGCAGACGGCCGCTGCCGTCTGAATCAGGCTTTGGTCAAAGACAAGCGTTTCGAAGAATTATATATGTTGCCTGCGGCGCAGACGAGAGACAAAAACTCAGTGTCGCCAGAACAGGTCAAGGATATTATCCTTGAATTAAAAAAAGATTTTGAATACGTCATTATTGATTGCCCAGCCGGTATAGAGCAGGGTTTCAAAAATGCGGTAGCAGGAGCAGACCAAGCCATCGTAGTCACTACACCGGAAAATGCTGCAGTACGTGATGCGGATCGTGTCATCGGCCTGCTGGAGAGTTCGCACATTCAATCACCAAAGCTGGTGGTGAATCGAATTCGCAATAATATGGTTAAATCGGGTGACATGTTAGATATCGATGGTATTTTACAAGTACTTAATATTGACCTGATTGGCATCGTGCCTGATGATGAACTGGTCATCAAAGCGGCCAATTCAGGAGAACCTACGGTCATGAATCCGGATTCACTTGCGGCAATTGCGTATCGCAACATTGCACGACGCATTCTGGGAGATACGGTCCCATTGATGCAGCTGGAGCAGAAAAAGGGAGCTTTTACTCGTTTCAAAAAGTTCTTGGGAATGGGTTAA
- the minC gene encoding septum site-determining protein MinC, with the protein MTVKSNHVTIKGIRDGLVFLLDDQCEFEELLYELRYKLEHSHQNILTGPIVHVDIKLGAREVTEDQKEAILDILKQKGNLLIRSIDSPALQPEVKGPPPIVTMCGMVRSGQVLHHEGNLLFLGDINPGGTVTCTGDIYVLGSLRGMAHAGIGGDEEAIIAASVFAPTQLRIADIISRPPDEWESRETGMEFAYLQDNQMQIDKMSNIVRLRRDFNVFKGV; encoded by the coding sequence ATGACGGTAAAATCGAATCACGTAACGATTAAAGGCATCCGAGACGGCCTGGTTTTCCTGTTGGACGATCAATGTGAATTCGAGGAATTGCTCTATGAGCTCCGCTATAAGCTGGAACACAGCCATCAAAATATTTTGACCGGACCGATTGTTCATGTGGATATCAAGTTGGGTGCCCGCGAAGTGACAGAGGACCAGAAAGAAGCAATCCTCGATATATTGAAACAAAAAGGGAATTTGCTTATTCGATCCATCGACTCACCTGCACTCCAACCGGAGGTTAAAGGACCACCGCCGATTGTAACCATGTGTGGTATGGTGCGTTCAGGTCAGGTGCTTCATCATGAAGGAAATCTCCTGTTTCTTGGGGATATCAATCCGGGGGGCACAGTGACGTGTACCGGAGATATATATGTGTTGGGTTCACTCAGAGGTATGGCTCATGCCGGAATTGGCGGGGACGAGGAAGCGATTATTGCCGCTTCGGTATTTGCACCGACGCAGCTACGGATTGCGGATATCATCAGTCGTCCTCCCGATGAATGGGAGAGCCGAGAGACCGGAATGGAATTTGCTTACTTACAGGACAATCAGATGCAGATAGACAAAATGAGCAATATCGTTCGGTTACGCCGAGATTTTAATGTGTTTAAAGGAGTGTAG
- the mreD gene encoding rod shape-determining protein MreD gives MVTRKQVLFLLLFLLFIAEGTILPLLIPSGWQMRISANLVYIVILFIAVYHHRHTALVLGIFFGLLHDVVFYGEMIGPYGFSMGLSAYMMGLIFQAPRAPLPVMVSVVILGSLLNDTMLFFLYKLFQLNHVTFDWALIEYMIPNLFIHFVFALIIYVPLRKQLERIGKRRSKTEEAS, from the coding sequence ATGGTAACACGTAAGCAAGTTTTGTTCCTGTTACTATTCCTTTTGTTCATTGCGGAAGGCACAATTTTGCCACTGCTCATCCCTTCTGGCTGGCAGATGCGTATTTCTGCCAATCTGGTCTATATCGTAATTTTGTTTATCGCTGTATATCATCATCGTCACACGGCACTAGTACTCGGTATATTTTTTGGACTATTGCATGACGTTGTATTCTACGGCGAGATGATTGGACCTTATGGATTCTCGATGGGATTATCGGCATATATGATGGGACTCATTTTTCAAGCACCGCGTGCACCACTGCCGGTTATGGTATCGGTTGTCATTTTGGGAAGTCTGCTTAATGACACCATGCTATTTTTCCTGTACAAGCTCTTCCAACTTAACCACGTGACCTTTGACTGGGCGTTGATTGAATACATGATTCCTAATTTGTTCATTCATTTTGTGTTTGCCTTGATCATTTATGTCCCGCTTCGGAAACAACTGGAGCGGATCGGCAAGAGACGGAGCAAGACAGAAGAAGCTTCCTAA
- the mreC gene encoding rod shape-determining protein MreC → MFELFKLLGNKRLFVLLVGLVTFIALMGFTLSPRTTLSWPEKFLKDSVGFVQYVFYKPASYVAGFFKDVANMRTVYDENEELRIAMGHYTRDRLKYNDMEQVNEQLQKALNFTEEQKNRYNYGSRIAQVISANSDPNSRTINIDIGENAGIKPGMAVTSQEGLVGVISHVSSYTSTVNLLTSMDANDPTSNAIAATAVGKEKVFGMIESYDPKTGMLKMTKISEDSNIQEGDEIISSGIINNFPKYMRIGEVKSVEKSEYGLTKTATIDPYASFLDWKELIVIIPPEVKE, encoded by the coding sequence GTGTTCGAACTGTTTAAACTGCTAGGCAACAAAAGACTTTTTGTTTTGCTGGTGGGCCTTGTTACATTTATCGCGTTAATGGGCTTTACGCTCAGTCCGCGAACCACTCTATCCTGGCCGGAGAAATTCCTGAAGGATTCAGTTGGATTTGTACAATACGTATTTTACAAGCCCGCTTCCTATGTAGCGGGCTTTTTCAAAGATGTAGCGAACATGCGTACGGTATATGATGAGAATGAAGAGCTTCGCATCGCAATGGGTCACTATACCCGGGATCGGCTGAAGTACAATGATATGGAGCAAGTGAATGAGCAACTTCAGAAAGCGCTCAATTTCACAGAAGAACAGAAGAATCGCTATAATTACGGTTCACGAATTGCTCAGGTTATCAGTGCCAATTCGGATCCAAATAGCAGAACCATTAACATTGATATCGGTGAAAATGCGGGAATCAAGCCGGGGATGGCCGTTACCTCCCAGGAAGGGCTGGTCGGCGTGATCAGTCATGTCAGCTCATATACATCAACGGTTAATCTGTTAACGTCCATGGACGCCAATGATCCGACATCCAATGCCATTGCAGCAACGGCGGTAGGTAAAGAGAAAGTGTTTGGTATGATTGAGAGCTACGATCCGAAGACGGGCATGCTCAAGATGACCAAAATCTCAGAGGATTCAAACATCCAAGAGGGTGATGAAATCATCTCATCCGGAATCATCAATAACTTTCCGAAATACATGCGGATTGGTGAAGTGAAGAGTGTCGAGAAAAGTGAGTATGGTTTAACAAAAACAGCTACAATTGATCCATATGCTAGCTTCCTTGATTGGAAAGAGCTGATTGTCATTATCCCGCCTGAGGTAAAAGAATAA
- a CDS encoding rod shape-determining protein, which yields MFGGFTKDLGIDLGTANTLVYVRGKGIVVREPSVVAIRTDTNSIEAVGEAAKKMIGRTPGNIRAIRPMKDGVIADFDTTATMIKYFIREAQKQRSMFQRHPNVMVCVPSGITAVEQRAVEDATKQAGAREAYTIEEPFAAAIGADLPVWEPTGSMVVDIGGGTTEVAVISLGGIVTSRSVRVAGDEMDESVIQYIKRQYNLMIGERTSEQLKMDIGSAMPLEQVETMEIRGRDLVTGLPKTITITSDEISEALADTVNAIVEAVKVTLEKCPPELAADIMDRGIVLTGGGALLRNLDKLLAGETGMPVIVAENPLDCVAIGTGKALENIHLFKSRSSSAVRSKR from the coding sequence ATGTTTGGTGGTTTTACGAAAGATTTGGGTATTGACTTGGGGACAGCAAATACGTTGGTTTATGTACGAGGAAAAGGAATTGTGGTGCGAGAACCTTCGGTTGTCGCTATACGGACAGATACAAATAGCATCGAGGCAGTAGGTGAAGCCGCCAAAAAAATGATTGGACGTACACCAGGTAACATTCGTGCCATTCGTCCAATGAAAGATGGCGTTATTGCCGATTTCGATACAACGGCAACGATGATCAAATATTTCATCCGTGAGGCGCAAAAACAACGCTCTATGTTCCAGCGTCATCCAAACGTGATGGTATGTGTACCATCCGGGATCACGGCAGTAGAACAACGTGCGGTTGAAGATGCAACCAAACAGGCTGGGGCACGTGAAGCCTATACGATTGAAGAGCCTTTTGCTGCTGCAATCGGTGCAGATCTGCCTGTATGGGAACCAACGGGTAGTATGGTTGTCGATATTGGTGGAGGTACAACGGAAGTGGCTGTTATCTCTCTTGGTGGTATTGTAACGAGCCGTTCGGTTCGTGTAGCAGGTGACGAGATGGATGAATCCGTTATCCAGTACATCAAGCGCCAATACAATCTCATGATCGGTGAGCGTACATCGGAGCAATTGAAGATGGACATCGGATCAGCTATGCCATTGGAACAAGTAGAAACGATGGAAATTCGTGGACGTGACCTTGTAACAGGTCTGCCGAAGACAATTACGATTACTTCGGACGAGATCAGTGAAGCGCTGGCTGATACCGTGAATGCAATTGTTGAAGCTGTAAAAGTAACACTGGAAAAATGCCCGCCTGAACTTGCAGCCGATATCATGGATCGGGGTATCGTTCTTACAGGTGGTGGGGCGTTGCTTCGCAACCTGGACAAGCTTCTTGCTGGTGAGACAGGAATGCCTGTCATTGTGGCTGAGAACCCGCTGGATTGTGTAGCAATCGGAACAGGTAAAGCGCTAGAGAATATTCATTTGTTCAAAAGCAGAAGCAGTTCGGCAGTTCGTTCCAAACGTTAA